The genomic region ATGCCTTCAACCCTGCCTCATTTTAAAAACTCTTATCCAGTTCCAGAGAGAAGTGTCTTTAAACTGAAACATCAATTAATTTCCACAGTTATTGCCCAGTTTattgaatttctcttttttttttgcatttatttatcctgTCTCTCTCAGTCATTTTGGACAGAGATTTCCTTGCTTGGGCAACTTCTACTCTCTTTGAtggccaggtgcatttttcatatcTGACACATCATAAAAcaaattttattcatttaaaatatCCATAATCATTAACTAAAGTTTGCaattgcgtgggtttcctcccgatgttccagttacctcccatccttcaaaaaaaagggaatcgtaggttaattgggatattgggaagcatgggctcatgtgccagaagggcctgttatcatgttgtatgtctaaattaaattaaaaattacaaattcAAATGCAGATCAAACCCTTGTAAAAGTGTCAGATTTAATGGTTACTGAAAGATCAGCAGTTGTATTAATCAAAATGAAATTCTCTTGTATGGTTTTAAAAACCAACATCTGATTGAAGGGTGAACAAGTGTCCTTAATATCTACTCTTTCTTTCTAAATTCATCTTGCATTGTTGTGcattagtgtttttttaaaactggaaTCTTGGATTCGGTATATAATATTTTGCTATTTCTTTGCAGCATTCCCCTGGTTTGGGATGGATATTGGAGGAACATTGGTGAAACTGGTTTACTTTGAGCCCATTGATATAACTgctgaggaagaggaagaggaggtaGAAAGCCTAAAAAGTATTCGGAAGTATTTGGTGTCGAATGTTGCCTACGGGTCAACGGGCATCCGAGATGTTCATCTTGAACTCAAAGACTTGATGCTTTGTGGCCGCAAAGGAAATCTGCATTTTATCCGATTTCCTACACATGATCTACCTACCTTTATTCAGATGGGGAGAGACAAGAATTTTTCAACACTACACACAATACTTTGTGCCACTGGAGGTGGAGCTTATAAATTTGAAGAGGAATTTCGTACGGTAATAACGTGTTGTTAAATGACGTCCTGAACCAAAATCCATCTCATTAAAAGATTAAACACATTTTTCCTATAATAAGGGATAAAAATAATCCAATTTAATTCGATCACTGTCACATCTGTGGGTGTGGGATGTTCAAAATTGCCTCCCCATTGAATTGCCTCATGTTGCTGTCTAGGATTTGGAGCTTTTATAAATAGCCACTTGAATGGAGGGATAATGGTACCAATTGTTGCATTACAGAATTtgaatgcacaggacagaaaggaAGAAAGATTAGAAACTAAAATTATGTCAGATCTATTATGTACAATAGAATTGCTTCaatttctttgcactcttttgaACAAACCTCAAGACCGTAGATGAACAAAAGTAAATTTATCCTCAATTCCAGCAAGAATCCCTGCTTGACAGGAGCCCAAATTTGTCATTATTACCACAGCATGAGTCTGATGCTGTCCCACACTCTGGTTATGGAAATGCATGCTATAAGTATTAAAAATCCAATCTTAATCTGTCTAATATTCCCTCTTATAGTTCTACAATTTAAGATTGTAAAGATTTTCCATTTTCATAGCATAGCTGGTTGTAATCCAGTTTTATGTATGCTAAAATCCGAGATTCTGCACCATGAAAACATTACCCTAACCGCAGTGTGTTTGAGGGagttggggagggtggggtttgGGTTGTAACAAGATAAATTGAATGTTTCATTGCACAGATTGAAACATATTTtactacaggttgtacctcttatCTGGCGCTCTGTGGTCCAGCACATTTGAATCTGCTGGCAttaatacaaattccttacagacagcacgggactctAACCTCAGTACCGATCACAAGTTAACTGTGCTGCACCTTAgttttatttcctgttttaaactTTGTTCTAACTTTTATGTgtttaggggtcaatttctgagGTCTAGCTTAGGTCCGTCCCAATGTTGCTGGGTTAAAGAGGTGCAACCAGTATTTTGATCTGAATGCCACAGTGCTAAAATGAGGTAGttaccctggagaaaattacgaCCGAAATTTGTGATATTTTTATAGTTAATTTAGTTTAGACGTACAgctcaggcccttccggcccacgagcctgtgctgccccaaatatcccaattaacctaaaatcctgatacatgaatgggagagctTTGTCCTCCAACTCAATAAATATCATCCAAATGCTGCTGTATCTATCCCCACCAGCTCCTGCCCAATTGCCACTTTTTCCCTGTTGTTTTATATTCAATTCACAATGTTCTAAATCTTGCAAGTTAAAATTCTTATTTTTGGTACACTTGATCTTCTCACACTCTGTAATGTACTAACCCCTTTCCTTCACATTTCGTTCCTCCCCTCAGTCAATTTATTCTTGAGATTCTGACCTATCCTGCATCTCCTCTGTGATCTTGGTGGCCATATCTGCAGCTACTTAGTTGTGAATGAAGGCATTCCTTTTCCACATTTATTCTTTCTACATTCTCTCACAACTGTTCTCAATTTCAGTTTAACTCTTAATATTTCCTGTTCTGTCTTTAGTTTCATTTTTGTCTGACTACCCAGGTAAAACAGATAAAGGGTTTCCAAGTTTGAAAACTGCAATTTATCTTGTTGCTCTCAAGCACTGGTAATGGATGGTTTTGCTCTATAACAGTCAGCTGTATTGTAATTGATTCTGCTCTTGGATCCACAAGACACAACTCGATAACAATTTCAGTTCAGGAATTTACACTTTGGTAATTATTAAATTGAAAGTGTCTCCCAACACCAAAACTGACACCAAACTTTTCCTGTGTTTGTTGGCCTTGAATTGTATTCATACATAGTGATCTATTTATTCTGCATCACAAATTGGTGGTTCAGTTGAAATGCACAAAATTATTAATGTCTCAGACATTATTCAAATCCAAAATTTGAAAGCACAAACCTTCAGGATTTGGTGATCTCATTAAAAATGATAACTGCTAGAAATGCTCAGTAAATCAGAATccatttggagattttttttaaaaaaagtcaagtTCATATGTGTTTCTTTTGGTGACCTTTCATTAGAATTGTGGAAAAACTTGAAAAGTAACATGCTTTACATTTCAGAGTCTGAATGAAGGAAACAGAGAATTTTGGtgatttgggggggaggggtggaagacAAAGACTAAATGACATATTTGGTGTTAATGCTGCTTGAAAGAGCATTCTGAAAGCATTCTAATAGCACCTGGTCTGTTTGGAAGGGTAGTCGAGTACTGTGCAGAGCAGAGAAAGGGGAAAGGAACAATGCAGGAACTGGAATATAGCAGTTGTTTGGAAGCTAAAATGCAAGTAGAATACTAGAAGTACCCAGTAGGCTAATGTAAATAGCTTGCATGGAGAGAGAAAATGACGTTAAAATTACAGGTTGTTGACTTTTGCATCAGAAATGGTTAGTTCTGTTACAAACTGGAAGGGTGtttatctgaaataaaataattcaGCATTAAGTCATGGTATTGTTGCAGCCTATGGAATTCAGTAATTTTATGAAACCTTGTCAGAGTTAACTAGTGTGTCCTGATCCACTGGGCACTTCCAGCACATTCTCATTTCAAGTTTACAGCAACTGCTCAGGGTTTCAGTTCCAGCATAGTTTTCTCACTTCTCTTTCATCTCCCTTCTGTTTACACCTcaaggtaaattgggtgtaattaccAAGCCTTTATCACCTTCTCTCAACTACCATTAATGCATTCTTTGGTCCCCACCCAGTTGCTCACATTCCATTTGTTTTCTTCACCCCATTATTCAATTTAAAAACTTTTCTACTCCTTAAAGGTCATCTCTTGACACATGagttcattttctctctctctccccctggttgactgagtattttcagcattttatcTTCTTTAATCCCTGGCAGCGCCATTATAACTGATGCTGGGAAGGGCACATAactttcttattttcatttgtaatGCTTTGCTCGTGCACTCAAAGTTTGGAGGAAGCAAGAAGAAGCAGATTGGGTcagctgtagtgttctatcttTAACTGTTGTCTTGATATGTGATGTTAAGCATTGTGCCTTGCTGTTTATTTACTGTTTGCTGACCAGAATTATAAGATTTCCTAAAAATATACTACTTGCTGTTGCATTTCACTTTTCGATGACAGAAATTCAATGTCTTGTCATCATTTTGATCATTACCATTAAGAGATCCTGTATCTGTTTTCCAGATAAACCAAATGAGTTTTGTTTATTTCAGATTGGTAATCTGCAATTACACAAACTCGACGAACTGGATTGCCTGGTCAATGGCCTTTTGCACATTGATTCTCTCAGTTTTAATGGCCAGGCAGAATGTTACTACTTTGAGAATGCCTCTGATCCTGAGAAATGCCAGAAGATGCCTTTCAACCTTGATGACCCCTATCCTTTGCTTGTGGTCAACATCGGGTCAGGAGTCAGCATATTAGCTGTGTACTCAAAGGACCATTATAAAAGAGTAACTGGGACAAGGTAAGGtgctattggaattctttgttttaatgtgataaAACAGCGtcctttaattaaataatttgcaGTAACTTGGAACACCCTCTATATATAAGATGGGAAAAGTACTCGATAGGTAttttcttgctgggcctccactTCGAGGCCGGCTGCAGAGCTGCTTTTATGCAAAGTGGCACCTCAGTGCATCGTCCGGAGCCGCTGTAAGTGGAGCGACTTGCCGTGccaccacccgtcataaataggcggcagagcaatggccatcttccgtacccataatcctccacgcagCTGGAGCTACTTTGTGTATCCCAGAATGATTCCAGCTGCGTGGAGGATTGTGGttcaggaagacagccattgttctGCTACGAGTTGAGCAGCTGGCGCTGACGAGTGGCCAGGTGAGCTAGAGCAGTCACAGCCTGCACTGGCTCTCCCTGCCCTGAGGGTgtcatggagggagagagtgagtgggagagagaggggagatgggttgcATGCTCATCACACCGCTCTCAAAGTGACCCTTCCCCCCCCAAGAGGGATTTCAGTTGGAACCTTGGAGCCAGCCAGGACGCATTCATGGAGGCAATTCTTCTGATGTAAGGGAGGAGAATTTCTGCCTTTACACTTGGGATTTTTGACTATGAAAGGACCTATTCTCTCTGCATCAGAAACGAGGAAGATCACTAACACTCATTCAGTGATGTTGCACACAAAAAAAGTGCAGTGTGACTCCCTCTATAATTGCCAATCATTACTTGACTagctattgttaggtctgctttgttcatgaatgagtgagacaaacaccaggctgagtcgaaatcagggttctttgttctttattaccggattgtaacacttgcgaccaaccaagttagtcggagaatgcattctgccgttatcagcaaaatggtgattttttatacccttggatacatgcttagaacatcatcatatcattacttgtccaatgactaaaactgttgctatcctttccctgctagcttcctgcctctcaatccatcaatgtctctcttaaactgttgctatcctttccctgctagcttcctgcctctcaatccatcaatgtctctcttatcttgtaagtacaaggatgcattctgttactccttagtactgggtgactccttctccggtcccatctcatgatgttttacctaacaagagtacaaggacacctccccttcttgttactgccctgtacagggtaactccctacacattcccatctcatgatgttttaccttacactatcaaCAATGGTAATATTCTTTTTCAACTGAAAATCTTTAGCTTTCTTGCCTCACAGTGAAGAGACTAGCTGCAAAATGATTTCAAACCTAATGATGTAACATAAACACCTCTGAGGCAATTTCTATTTTCATGCAGGAAATAGAAATTGTAAATCCATGTGCAACTTTTCAGTTgcctaatagattttttttctgtcagatttttaaacatttctgaagcTATTTTAATAGAACTTAGTAATTATCCCTTTCatcttttattaattttttttaaaaagcctgcaCCAAagaactttgacaaggtcccacatggagagttagtcaggaaggtttgtTCACTCAGTATTCATAGAGAGGTATTAAATAGATTTGACTTTGGCTTTAtggcttgaggaactgagttacagaaaaatgttagtaaaatgctggaggaattcggcAGGATTAATCATATAactatttacggagcagaaacaagccatgttggcctttcaagtccacaccggttgaAGAGCACTTACTTAAAACTGATGTGAAGAAATTTTTTTGGCCAATTAATTTATTGCCACGAGTTGTCTTTGGAGGCCAgctcattgggtatatttaaggcacagattgataggtatctgaatagtcagtttatcaaaggttatgaggagaaggcaggggaatggaaCTGAGTGAGAGAATTCCAGCTCTTGCTGGAATTGAGCGGACTCAACAGCCTAATTCCGCTCATACATCTtatggtcttgcagcatccataggaggtaaagatatgtaaccaacattttgggcctgagcccttcttcaagtctgCCGCAATcatgggatctcccagtggcaacccttTTCATTGCCCATGccaacgtgtctgtccatggtctcgcgcACTGCAAGACTGCAACCactcacaaaatggaggaacaacccctCCTATTCcgtctgggaaccctccaactggatggcattaacatcgatctccAGTTTCTGTATTCATTCCCCCAtcccaaatctctctctctctctctctctttctctctctctctctctctctctctctctacctcaggGATGGACCACCTAGTTACAATGTTTCATCGCCTGCGTGATCTGATGCCTGCAGGCCAGTTAGCCCAGTATGAAAGGGTCAGGGAGGGGGTATCCTGTGATCAGTTGATGAGGATAGGTGTGTGCCCCTCTCACCCAGGATGCTTGGCAGTGTGTAAAGAACATAGAAACAGAAAAAAAGGGCTTCTTTAACCGGTTcgttgaacagccaatttactggttatccactttgaaaaGGACTTCTGTCTCCCCCAGCTAGCTCTTTGTTTTTTAGAGCCATCTtcttccctgatcaattctcacctttcctctcctgtcctcctattaaTACCTTTTGCCTGTGGGTCTGTGTTACTCCCCTTGCCCTTTCTTTCATTCTCccaagccttttaattcaggcacctgcatgCTTTTTATTCATATCTTGAAGAAACTTCATTatatatggacactgtgagaccagctgagttccaccaatattttgatgtgtttactacaatcacagtgactgcagccTCTATTGTGATTCACTACagggaagggttaaacaggttcagactttattccataaagcgtagaagaatgaggggagatttgatagaggtatttaaaattatgaggggaatagacagagtaaatgtaggtagggtttttccactgagggtagtgaaataaaccagaggacatgggttaagggtgaaattaaaaagtttaagggaacattttgttggggggggggtggagaaagagtcttttcacacagagtggtgagagtgtcagacaagttgccagctgaagtgaatgcaggctcaattttaacatttaagaaaaatttgaacatgttcaaatttggagggatatggattgggtgcagaatGGTGTGATGaggcaaaataaaaatttgggcacagactggaagggctgaagggcatgtttctgtgctgttctgtgGAACAGAGTGTCAGTATTAAAGTGTAAAATGATGCAACAATGGTTTTGCATCTGTGTAATCGGAAATTAGTCTTCATCAGTGGCTGTTGCACATTTATCTCCATCCACTGTTTCAAGCATGGAAGGAGCCAAGACCAGCGTGTCTGAATTCAATCAAGGAATGTAAGAAAGAGTGCTACAAACTTTCAGATGTTCTGTTTACTAATCCTAAAATAGCTGGTGTGCATCAAATATGAATTCTTTTTACTTTTCTTTTAGTTTAGGAGGTGGAACCTTCCTGGGCCTCTGCTGTTTGCTTACAGGTTGTGAGACATTTGATGAAGCTCTTGAAATGGCTTCAAAAGGTGATAGCACTATGGCTGACAAGCTAGTGCGGGACATCTATGGAGGGGATTATGAACGATTTGGTTTGCCAGGATGGGCAGTAGCTTCCAGGTAGGTACAATTGATAAGGGAaatgatttatttaaaattatttaattgagTTCAAAGGGACGATTAAATCTATTTGAAAAGCACATACTTTGTATATCTGCTTAAAATGCTAAAGTATCGATGCCTATATTTTACTAGTCAGTCTAATAAAAAGTATTGCATCGGAGAAACAAATGTTTTCAGCATACAATGAGGCCAAACAATTCTCTCTGTGCAATCTCACCCCACTTTTTGCTTTTGGACCACAGCTTTATTTCTCTACATTGATGTAGTTTTAGACAGCGCTATATTCCAGCTTCGACCATTTATTTCAGCAATGAATTTGAGATACCACTGTTCCTTTAGATGAAAAATatttcatctcctttatttaaaaacattAGCAGGTGAATTACATGGCTTATTGATACTGTCATCTCCAGTAAGAGAAGTTGGTCCGTCCATTATCTTAAGATTCATCAACTTTTTTTGTCAGAAATGTCAACTGCAACCACTGTGAAAATGTGATGCTAATTGCCCTGAGTTATACAGTCTTCAAAGAACTTGCTTAATTTTGCCCTTAATAAACCAGtcattgtttttaatttcttGTGATTGTGATCAAGGGTTGTGTGGTTTAAGTCTGCTGTGATCTGCATTATCCCACAATAGAACAGAAAAGGCTGAGCTGCACAAAGCTGGACAATACCGAAGTTGGTAGTGAAATACTAGAGTTGACCTCCTCAACcctcttccagcattttccaaCTTGGTTATTCATCAGTAATCCCTGCAGAAATGCTTATCTACACCAGTTAGTTAGGGCCACATTAGCCTAGTTGTGTTAGCCCACACAGCtcaaattttcttgctttttccaAGCTAAAACATGTTTAATGACCACTCTGGTTTGTTACCTGAATGTGCTCAACAACTGCAGAATTTAAGCTCAATATGTGTCGTTTTGAGGTACAGCAAAATGATGGGTAACTTGCTCTGTTTGATATGAATAGATAAATGCTCAAAAGATTCGCTGTGAACCCAAGATGGAAGGGGTTTGTAGCTTGAGGAAAAGATGGTCACTTAACTTTTTTAATAATATTCTGATTAATACCAAAAAGTCATGTTGCTTTTGAGAGAGTAATATTTCAATTTTATTCCACTTGCAGCTTTGGGAACATGATTTCCAGGGAGAAGCGCGATTTAGTTAGCAAAGAAGACCTAGCAAGAGCTACCCTAGTTACCATcacaaataacattggatccataGCCCGAATGTGTGCACTGAATGAGGTATAATGACTCGATCCCTAATTTGATATCAGGGATAGTTGGCTTTATTGTACTCTGCATTGCGTAGAATTCCTCTGGGAGTTTGGAGACACCATGATTAACTGAAAATTCAATTTAATCTTGTTTAGTTTTAGCATAAATACCATTATGTTAACTTGGAGTTTGGGCCTTTATCGCTGAATCTAAATATCCGATAACTAAAATGTATTGAGGTGAATTCTGAGCCATTCAACTGTGCTTTGTTGCATTCATGTCCCAAACTTCCAGTAGAATTGTTGTTTTGAGTTTCCTATTTGCATACAGAACTGATAGAGGAAAAATCTTTGTTGCTCAACAATTACAAGTGCAATTCATCAAATCAGTTTCTTCATCATCCAGCATTCATGATTGCTGTCTACTGATTAAAAggaagcaaatttttaaaaaaaagttttttcttatttttgtacTGTCAAATAATGTGCTGTTTACTTAATTTCTGCTGTATTTGAGGATGTTTtaataaatgaatgaataaatattttttttactgtaGCTGCAATGAAACTGGAAGCATTTTTAAATGGTGCTTCTGAATGTAAAATACTTTTGGTGCAAGTCAGGCTAAATTGGATTTCGTTTTGCACCATGTACCatggaacactgtttcatcggattgtacAGATACAATTGGATGatcaataaacctgaacttgttaacacaaataaaatttggaatatgAAAAAACTCCATGTTAATTATTTGTAAAAATAGATATTACAAAATTGGATTGTAATCTGGGATTTATATAACCAAATGGGTACACATTTTGTCCATTCAATAATTGTGTGTTCAATCAGTGCTCTAATGTTAAGTAGGTACTAATGAAACTTCTTCAGTCATATGCTTGTTGTAATTCCTATTTTGGAAAGCAAGGGTCTTCTTTACCCCCATTTCTAGATGCTAAGACGGATGCATGTCTGTTGTAATTATGCATTCAAGAGTAATACATTTTGTAATTGGAGCCAAATAAAGTTTGTTTCTTAAAAACATTTCAATGCTGACATATCTCATGAAGCAAGAATCATGATAGAGATTATGTAATTTTGGTCGTAGATGTGAACACGATGATCAttcactgatttaaaaaaataataataataattgtaGTTCCACAATATTTTTTTCTAAGACATTCCTAAAAATAAATTACTTCAAAGTAGATCTTTTTAATTGAGCAGATGAACCTTAGCAACAGCTTCATAATCATCTGGATCCCACAAGGACAGTGAAATGAATGATCAGCTAACTTATTTAATGTTGTAATGGTTGTAATTGAGAaaagctcatgatgctgccttcaggacaggggactAGATGGCACTATGATTAGTTAGGgcagaactctcccatgcaatctgtAAGGCAAAGTGTGGATGGCACTATGATTAGTTAGGgcagaactctcccatgcaatctgtAAGGCAAAGTGTGGATGCACACACGCATAGTCAGCTGTATAAGACCAGCGATACAAGGTGCCTGTGGAAAGGGATCAAAACTATAACAAACCACAAGGCATCCTTGTGAATCCAAAGACAATGATGCAACTGAAAATCATCTACATACGGTTCAACAAGAAGAACAAAGAAAGCTCTATGTTACCCGATGAGCAGGCCACCTGCGTGGCTACAACTGAGTTGACGAGAACCTTCTCCAAGTAAGTGGGACCAAACCGCATACCCAGTCAGCTACTGAAGGACTGGGCAGACCTACTGACAGAGGTCCTTATGGACATCTTCCATCGTCCCCGCTGATTTCAAGACAGCCATCTTAATCTCAATACCAAAGACTGCGTCAGTAACAGGCCTCGATAACTACCGAACAttggcactgacctctaccattatgaaatgcttcaagcatctggtgatggaatgcaccGAAGCATATCTCACCCAGAGACACTGGAATGAAGAGTATATTAGACCAAGGTATTATATCAAGGGATCTCAACTAGTGCTTTCCGCTGTGACCATCTGCTCACATTGTCATCTGCTAAAAATGCAACAATTCTATTCCCAAACCACCCATTTCTGCACTGGAACAAGAACAGGGATTGTCATTCATTTCCAGAATTGAGGCATAAATGCAGAATCTTCTTTTTTGGATAAGGCTGCCAAATGGGTATATCATCTTCATATTTTCTGAGGAAAAACTTGTATATGCAGAAGAATAATTTTGCTCAACTCATAGTGACCGTCAAAAGCAGTGAAAAGATGTTGGATTCTCTATGCTTTCGGCTTCTTTACAGTGCTGCCTTGTGACGTGAAAATCAAGCAGCATTGTACAGGGCTATGAAAGTACAGAGGCCTTGCATCTTTGAAAACTTCCAGGAAACCTTAGCTTGCCCAATGCAGAAAGAATTTCTTTAACCCACCCTTATCTAATTCTATATTTTTTGTAATTGCTTTGTGATATCTGCTtttacatttaaaagacttttgttcatgattcttctttcttcttctttggcttggcttcgcggacgaagatttatggagggggtaaatgtccacgtcagctgtaggctcgtttgtggataTGGGTTAAATGCAGATAAATGGAATGAGGCAACTTGAGCACCATGGAaatgttgagctgaagggcctgtttctgtgttgtacttCTCTACAACTCTATGAAGACTACATAATAAATTGATGATATTGGAGACCCATGTACTTCAGTGTGATTCAAACTTTACAGGAAGTAAGAGTGAAAGGATATCATTTCATCTAAACTTCTATGCATTTGCCATAAATCCCCACAGATTTTTTTGCACAAATAGCATTTATCTTAAATTAATTTCTGAGTTAACATCCTTAAAACTCTTCATTGGAAAGCATGCATTCTTTCTCTGATCAACTGTAATGGCTATGTGGTGTTAAGAacattatatttctttctttggcttggcttcgcggacgaatgtttatggaagggtaatgtccacgtcagctgcagccttgtttgtggctgacaagtccgatgcgggacaggcagacacggttgcagcggttgcaagggaaaattggttggttgggtgttgggtttttcctcctttgtcttttgtcagtgaggtgggctctgtggtcttcttcaaaggaggttgctgcccgccgaactgtgaggctccaagatgcacggtttgaggcgatatcggcccactggtggtggtcaatgtggcaggcaccaagaggtttctttaggcagtccttgtacctcttctttggtgcacctctgtctcggtggccagtggagagctcgccatataacacgatcttgggaaggcgatggtcctccattctggagacgtgacctacccagcgcagttggatcttcagcagcgtggattcgatgctgtcggcctctgccatctcgagtacttcgatgttggtgatgaagtcgctccaatgaatgttgaggatggagcagagacaatgctggtggaagcgttctaggagccgtaggtgatgctggtagaggacccatgattcggagccgaacaggagtgtgggtatgacgacggctctgtatacactaatctttgtgaggtttttcagttggttgtttttccagactcttttgtgtagtcttccaaaggcgctatttgccttggcgagtctgttgtctatctcgttgtcgatccttgcatccgatgaaatggtgcagctgagataggtaaactagttgaccgttttgtgtgcccgatggagatgtggggggggctggtagtcatggtggggagctggctgatggaggacctcagttttcttcaggctgacttccaggccaaacatttttggcagtttccgcaaaacagcacgtcaagcgctgaagagctggctctgaatggtcagatacagcaatgagctctctgaatccttctccattaacaatggcgtgaagcaaggctgtgttctcgcaccaaccctcttcaatcttcctcagcatgatgctgaaacaagccatgaaagacttcaacaatgaagacgctgtttatatccggtacc from Narcine bancroftii isolate sNarBan1 chromosome 9, sNarBan1.hap1, whole genome shotgun sequence harbors:
- the LOC138743469 gene encoding pantothenate kinase 3 isoform X6 — encoded protein: MPFNLDDPYPLLVVNIGSGVSILAVYSKDHYKRVTGTSLGGGTFLGLCCLLTGCETFDEALEMASKGDSTMADKLVRDIYGGDYERFGLPGWAVASSFGNMISREKRDLVSKEDLARATLVTITNNIGSIARMCALNEKINRVVFVGNFLRVNTLSMKLLAYALDYWSRGQLKALFLEHEGYFGAVGALLGLLNST
- the LOC138743469 gene encoding pantothenate kinase 3 isoform X5, translated to MKIKDAKKPSFPWFGMDIGGTLVKLVYFEPIDITAEEEEEEIGNLQLHKLDELDCLVNGLLHIDSLSFNGQAECYYFENASDPEKCQKMPFNLDDPYPLLVVNIGSGVSILAVYSKDHYKRVTGTSLGGGTFLGLCCLLTGCETFDEALEMASKGDSTMADKLVRDIYGGDYERFGLPGWAVASSFGNMISREKRDLVSKEDLARATLVTITNNIGSIARMCALNEKINRVVFVGNFLRVNTLSMKLLAYALDYWSRGQLKALFLEHEGYFGAVGALLGLLNST
- the LOC138743469 gene encoding pantothenate kinase 3 isoform X4; this encodes MKIKDAKKPSFPWFGMDIGGTLVKLVYFEPIDITAEEEEEEVESLKSIRKYLVSNVAYGSTGIRDVHLELKDLMLCGRKGNLHFIRFPTHDLPTFIQMGRDKNFSTLHTILCATGGGAYKFEEEFRTIGNLQLHKLDELDCLVNGLLHIDSLSFNGQAECYYFENASDPEKCQKMPFNLDDPYPLLVVNIGSGVSILAVYSKDHYKRVTGTSLGGGTFLGLCCLLTGCETFDEALEMASKGDSTMADKLVRDIYGGDYERFGLPGWAVASSFGNMISREKRDLVSKEDLARATLVTITNNIGSIARMCALNEV
- the LOC138743469 gene encoding pantothenate kinase 3 isoform X3 yields the protein MDIGGTLVKLVYFEPIDITAEEEEEEVESLKSIRKYLVSNVAYGSTGIRDVHLELKDLMLCGRKGNLHFIRFPTHDLPTFIQMGRDKNFSTLHTILCATGGGAYKFEEEFRTIGNLQLHKLDELDCLVNGLLHIDSLSFNGQAECYYFENASDPEKCQKMPFNLDDPYPLLVVNIGSGVSILAVYSKDHYKRVTGTSLGGGTFLGLCCLLTGCETFDEALEMASKGDSTMADKLVRDIYGGDYERFGLPGWAVASSFGNMISREKRDLVSKEDLARATLVTITNNIGSIARMCALNEKINRVVFVGNFLRVNTLSMKLLAYALDYWSRGQLKALFLEHEGYFGAVGALLGLLNST
- the LOC138743469 gene encoding pantothenate kinase 3 isoform X1, with product MKIKDAKKPSFPWFGMDIGGTLVKLVYFEPIDITAEEEEEEVESLKSIRKYLVSNVAYGSTGIRDVHLELKDLMLCGRKGNLHFIRFPTHDLPTFIQMGRDKNFSTLHTILCATGGGAYKFEEEFRTIGNLQLHKLDELDCLVNGLLHIDSLSFNGQAECYYFENASDPEKCQKMPFNLDDPYPLLVVNIGSGVSILAVYSKDHYKRVTGTSLGGGTFLGLCCLLTGCETFDEALEMASKGDSTMADKLVRDIYGGDYERFGLPGWAVASSFGNMISREKRDLVSKEDLARATLVTITNNIGSIARMCALNEKINRVVFVGNFLRVNTLSMKLLAYALDYWSRGQLKALFLEHEGYFGAVGALLGLLNST
- the LOC138743469 gene encoding pantothenate kinase 3 isoform X2, which codes for MELTAFPWFGMDIGGTLVKLVYFEPIDITAEEEEEEVESLKSIRKYLVSNVAYGSTGIRDVHLELKDLMLCGRKGNLHFIRFPTHDLPTFIQMGRDKNFSTLHTILCATGGGAYKFEEEFRTIGNLQLHKLDELDCLVNGLLHIDSLSFNGQAECYYFENASDPEKCQKMPFNLDDPYPLLVVNIGSGVSILAVYSKDHYKRVTGTSLGGGTFLGLCCLLTGCETFDEALEMASKGDSTMADKLVRDIYGGDYERFGLPGWAVASSFGNMISREKRDLVSKEDLARATLVTITNNIGSIARMCALNEKINRVVFVGNFLRVNTLSMKLLAYALDYWSRGQLKALFLEHEGYFGAVGALLGLLNST